The Triticum dicoccoides isolate Atlit2015 ecotype Zavitan unplaced genomic scaffold, WEW_v2.0 scaffold92897, whole genome shotgun sequence genome includes the window AGCACTGTGCTCTACGGACATGGAGCTGGTGAAGAAAGTGTTAACCGACAGGACGGACATGTTCCAAAAAGACTACTCAAATCCTAGCCTGGAAGCGGTTCTGTGGAATGGGGTTGTATTTGCAAACGGACACGACTGGAAGCGGCGGCGCAAATTCATCCACCCGGCTTTCAACCAAGAGAAGATCAAGGTTACTTCGTaccaatttttattttatttttatttctatttttgaaCATACTGGAACGACGTTGGTTTGTCCGCAATTCTCAAGAGGGTGTTTGTGTTCACAGTCCATGTCAGCAATAACGTTGGAGTGCACACAGCAGACAATGGAACGGTGGCGCAACAGGCAGCAAGCCGAGATAGACATGATGCACGACTCCGACGAGATAGCCATGAATGTCATTGCGAGAGTGATGTTGGGCAAGTGCTACAAGGAGGCCTGGGAGGTGTTCATCGCCGGAAAGGAGCAGCTGAAGCTAGCTACTTATGCGTTTGCGGATCCTCCGGTACCTGGATTATGGTATGTATGTAACGAGAACTCGAAGGAGTATCTAATCTTGAACTAAATCGATCAAATAAATTAACTCTTGAAATGAATAATTTTGTGATTGATTCCAGGTACCTGCCAACACGTCGCAACCGTCGGGCATGGTATCTTGACAAGCTTGTGAAACATAAGATCTCACAGATCATAGAGGCGCGACTCGCTAGCGGCGTCTACGAAGATGACCTGCTCGGGCAGATGCTGCAGCTGCAGCTGCAAACATGTAGCAGCGGCAGCACCGAGACCCTGAGCACCGAGGAGATGGTTGGCGAGTGCAGGACTTTCTTCGCGGCTGGGTACGAAACCAGTGCCAGCCTCATTACCTGGGCGATGTTCCTGC containing:
- the LOC119348461 gene encoding cytochrome P450 709B2-like, with protein sequence MELNVVQAMAAVLMVLVTTRALWYLLWRPYAVARWFRRQGIRGPPYNLLVGSLPECQKMIVAGRAKDLDTISHDCITTVQPFFQKWASMYGKTFLYWLGPTPALCSTDMELVKKVLTDRTDMFQKDYSNPSLEAVLWNGVVFANGHDWKRRRKFIHPAFNQEKIKSMSAITLECTQQTMERWRNRQQAEIDMMHDSDEIAMNVIARVMLGKCYKEAWEVFIAGKEQLKLATYAFADPPVPGLWYLPTRRNRRAWYLDKLVKHKISQIIEARLASGVYEDDLLGQMLQLQLQTCSSGSTETLSTEEMVGECRTFFAAGYETSASLITWAMFLLASYPRWQEMVREEVVREYPAHRLPIGDALGKLKL